In Corylus avellana chromosome ca2, CavTom2PMs-1.0, the following proteins share a genomic window:
- the LOC132171777 gene encoding early nodule-specific protein 2-like produces the protein MDGYGYGYRSGYSTYNGAPPRANEWSEASYASDHVCRPVIVDAEGRKTPIIVSIPNRYGQSYVAKVETVVEHVRVPVFTQYRHSSPPKIEPVKDYGYGYGSPPKVEPVKDYGYRYGSPPKVEPVKDYGYRYGSPPKVEPLKIYGRVKPPSKVEPVRDYGYKHSSFPRPVEPVNDSRYRYSSPPKVEPLKDYGYGYSSGPRVGPVNDFGYRYSSPQKVEPTRDVYGYKPSSLPRVEPVNDYGYKQSSLPKVEPVKDYGYRNNSPPKVEPEKDYGFKTEVKDKFYNADKLRRPSSPAEDRPQEVEDFLAKVQTEASRPSRFPNAANWRQVLAPPSNANNGDNNNNNKDDYSRKNDAATEPTTVTTGGWARPSRSAWRAAPANREGTLGKPTSDIAEAVENLKEAATGLSVASGGPPQFSRNPAPKREAYAETIDSREAARRYGNFNGSSRPEKAGDQTFTATIDSKEAARRYGGANVD, from the exons ATGGATGGGTATGGTTATGGGTATAGATCAGGCTACTCCACCTATAATGGGGCTCCGCCACGTGCTAATGAATGGAGCGAAGCAAGCTACGCCTCCGATCACGTTTGCCGGCCGGTCATCGTCGATGCCGAGGGCCGGAAAACGCCAATTATTGTGAGCATTCCCAATCGTTATGGGCAGAGCTATGTTGCAAAAGTTGAGACAGTTGTTGAGCATGTCCGTGTGCCTGTATTCACACAATACAGGCATAGCTCCCCGCCCAAGATTGAGCCAGTGAAAGACTATGGATACGGATATGGCTCCCCACCAAAGGTTGAGCCAGTGAAAGACTATGGATATAGATATGGCTCCCCACCAAAGGTTGAGCCGGTGAAAGACTATGGATACAGATATGGCTCCCCACCAAAGGTTGAGCCACTGAAAATCTATGGAAGAGTTAAGCCCCCATCAAAGGTTGAGCCAGTGAGGGACTATGGATACAAACATAGCTCCTTCCCAAGGCCGGTCGAGCCCGTGAATGATTCTAGATACAGATATAGCTCGCCACCAAAGGTTGAGCCACTGAAAGACTATGGATACGGATACAGCTCCGGACCAAGGGTTGGGCCCGTGAATGATTTTGGATACAGATATAGCTCCCCGCAAAAGGTCGAGCCAACGAGGGACGTCTATGGATACAAACCAAGCTCCTTACCAAGGGTCGAGCCCGTGAATGATTATGGATACAAACAAAGCTCCTTACCAAAGGTCGAGCCCGTGAAAGATTATGGATACAg GAATAACTCCCCACCAAAGGTTGAGCCGGAGAAAGACTACGGATTCAAGACGGAGGTGAAAGATAAGTTTTATAATGCCGACAAATTGCGCAGGCCTTCGAGTCCAGCTGAAGATCGCCCACAAGAAGTTGAGGACTTCCTCGCCAAAGTCCAGACAGAAGCTAGCCGACCCAGCAGGTTCCCAAATGCAGCCAACTGGCGCCAAGTACTAGCCCCTCCATCAAACGCTAATAACGGcgacaacaataacaacaacaaagatGACTACAGCCGCAAGAATGACGCCGCCACGGAGCCAACAACGGTCACAACTGGAGGCTGGGCTAGGCCGAGCCGTTCAGCATGGCGGGCTGCGCCGGCAAACCGTGAAGGCACGCTCGGGAAACCAACATCCGACATTGCCGAAGCTGTGGAGAATTTGAAGGAAGCTGCAACGGGATTATCTGTGGCTTCTGGCGGTCCCCCGCAGTTCTCGCGGAACCCAGCACCAAAAAGAGAGGCGTATGCAGAAACCATTGACAGCAGGGAAGCTGCAAGGCGATACGGCAACTTCAACGGATCTTCTAGGCCGGAAAAAGCTGGTGATCAGACTTTCACAGCAACCATCGATAGCAAAGAGGCTGCTAGGAGGTATGGCGGCGCAAATGTTGATTGA